Proteins encoded by one window of Halichondria panicea chromosome 8, odHalPani1.1, whole genome shotgun sequence:
- the LOC135339631 gene encoding uncharacterized protein LOC135339631 isoform X2: MSFMELIEASKIGNVGVVQLALEGGADPNQTNENNVTALHMACGNGHDEVVRVLLAAKATVNTQSKSGESPLLAASFKGHLKCVELLIDAGTNVDTQREDNWTVLHAASNNGHDEVVRVLLAAKATVNMQSKSGETPLWSASFEGHLKCVELLIDAGANVDMQEEDGTTALFVAAQNGHLRVVEVLIAAKAQVDIQQKDNVTALYMACRNGHDEVVRVLLAAKATVNMQSKSGETPLWSASFEGHLKCVELLIDAGANVDMQKEDGTTALFVAAQNGHLRVVEVLIAAKAQVDIQQKSGQSPLWSASFNGHLKCVELLIDAGANVDMQEEDGTTALFVAAQNGHLRVVEVLIAAKAQVDIQWKDNVTALYMACRNGHDEVVRVLLAAKATVNMQSKSGETPLWSASFEGHLKCVELLIDAGANVDMQKEDGTTALFVAAQNGHLRVVEVLIAAKAQVDIQQKSGQSPLWSASFDGHLKCVELLIDAGANVDMQEEDGTTALFVAAQNGHLRVVEVLIAAKAQVDIQQKNNMTALHIACWNGHDEVVTVLLAAKATVNSQTKLGESPLLAASFKGHLKCVELLIDAGANVDMQEEDGTTALFVAAQNGHLRVVEVLIAAKAQVDIQQKDGSTALHLACDEGHCEVVECLVKKGHCHINARDGIGLTPLHSACYNGHKEVVEYLVETANCDTSATDAGGSTPLDYAIQKGHTETIEYLQSLGAPSAAPIQSTVYQSPPVEQQPQGLLNKLQTPAIQLSERAPLTQDEIDALQKLIEGTEVNIDTFIATGQGITLEEAHQLLAQKGYIEDARNLKTRLKEIAEEQQRYLEILKDLMTASDAINLRYLKLFLVGPPFVGKTTTLNRLLKIFENIHSAGDKVKLQSTLLANCIQAFAFVGDDTAEWLSSSDLDNETKLLFNYFCGNKLTSGEPLDTPLREQLSEEHTTPPEPARTQSHVQQNEPHTHNSVENIISQVDKLQTSDGKKEACKNQRINDVVNRFQKLIKSGGYSSHLFSSLGTFLNINDIGGQPGFLEMLPALSTGPAMYLVFLDLSKELNKPYKIPFSRDDTIITPYDAIHTVKDTVSQILSSISSIHSNPQVTSSFKTDKVDGFSEKLKLFLKVSPLAALIGTHKDKLNDPEKEIKKTSEHLNDIVKKFEEIIICPEATGSSNSLFTVDNYNGTEHSDIAPLRKLLSEIFHKRFKNASLPIRPKWLLFGLILRREYKIASIEDCLELGKKLEMDENETKFCLRYLHDCIGTVMHYTSVSNDKEKWLKNRVICSPQVIFDSISQLIVPSLRVLHSGSTFTEYERKELIRMGQYSAEAIEMYCKTAQVSKKLGNNELIPAKVLITLLQHLNLLSEIVHIDVNDPSNSRSTYLMPAILECASQDELTNPPPPDANNPEPLLITFSCGYVPTGAFCGLITRLVSRGPHGILGLTWELVEDGVKRNYVSFLVAKSNRLTLLAHDQCYEIRVVRHPGRMSLHDLCTYVLSVMLYTLKSLYPHLVPQIAFQCPCPGHKSSRDNLCVLTKEIWVQFLCDSKPTIPTKYQQVWLGKIASIGQSASLGVLQFMKEQSLEKFSFNWSKVGRTQPPITHHCKTNNLTFQSVSEEDLDYYQCEVKEAGKVVLTVYRALYKDAFTSVVSETLIRECLGVAGQKRELSDGETSDAKRTQLISPPGSYAQPVGTTRQQLMDEYQLSTTHINREIQQEDVPFLALYFDNVEFYVDAMKLTPGEQSDVQLKRIESNHLAMIKCLKIWRGKQRSQATFRALLEMLVLLKKEKIADQVCQYLKGAVRRCT, from the exons ATG TCATTCATGGAACTCATAGAAGCTTCCAAGATCggtaatgtgggtgtggttcagtTGGCACTGGAAGGAGGGGCAGATCCAAACCAGACCAATGAG AACAACGTGACAGCTCTCCACATGGCCTGTgggaatggacatgatgaggttgtgagggtcctcttagcagccaaggctacggTCAACACGCAGAGCAAG TCGGGAGAGTCCCCTCTCTTGGCGGCCAGTTTCAAAggtcacctgaagtgtgtggagctcctaatcgatgctggaaCCAATGTTGATACACAAAGAGAG GACAACTGGACAGTTCTCCACGCAGCCAGTaacaatggacatgatgaggtggtgagggtcctcttagcagccaaggctacagtcaacatgCAGAGCAAG TCGGGAGAGACCCCTCTCTGGTCAGCCAGTTTCGAAggtcacctgaagtgtgtggagctcctaatcgatgctggagccaatgttgatatgcaagaagag gatggaacCACTGCGCTGTttgtagctgctcagaatggtcactTGAGGGTAGTTGAAGTGTTGATTGCGGCTAAAGCTCAGGTGGACATTCAACAGAAG GACAACGTGACAGCTCTCTACATGGCCTGTaggaatggacatgatgaggtggtgagggtcctcttagcagccaaggctacagtcaacatgCAGAGCAAG TCGGGAGAGACCCCTCTCTGGTCAGCCAGTTTCGAAggtcacctgaagtgtgtggagctcctaatcgatgctggagccaatgttgatatgcagaaagag gatggaacCACTGCGCTGTttgtagctgctcagaatggtcactTGAGGGTAGTTGAAGTGTTGATTGCGGCTAAGGCTCAGGTTGATATTCAACAGAAG TCTGGTCAGTCCCCTCTCTGGTCAGCCAGTTTCAAtggtcacctgaagtgtgtggagctcctaatcgatgctggagccaatgttgatatgcaagaagag gatggaacCACTGCGCTGTttgtagctgctcagaatggtcactTGAGGGTAGTTGAAGTGTTGATTGCGGCTAAAGCTCAGGTGGACATTCAATGGAAG GACAACGTGACAGCTCTCTACATGGCCTGTaggaatggacatgatgaggtggtgagggtcctcttagcagccaaggctacagtcaacatgCAGAGCAAG TCGGGAGAGACCCCTCTCTGGTCAGCCAGTTTCGAAggtcacctgaagtgtgtggagctcctaatcgatgctggagccaatgttgatatgcagaaagag gatggaacCACTGCGCTGTttgtagctgctcagaatggtcactTGAGGGTAGTTGAAGTGTTGATTGCGGCTAAGGCTCAGGTTGATATTCAACAGAAG TCTGGTCAGTCCCCTCTCTGGTCAGCCAGTTTCGAtggtcacctgaagtgtgtggagctcctaatcgatgctggagccaatgttgatatgcaagaagag gatggaacCACTGCGCTGTttgtagctgctcagaatggtcactTGAGGGTAGTTGAAGTGTTGATTGCGGCTAAGGCTCAGGTTGATATTCAACAGAAG AACAACATGACAGCTCTCCACATAGCCTGTtggaatggacatgatgaggtggtgacggtcctcttagcagccaaggctacagtcaactcGCAGACCAAG TTGGGAGAGTCCCCTCTCTTGGCGGCCAGTTTCAAAggtcacctgaagtgtgtggagctcctaatcgatgctggagccaatgttgatatgcaagaagag gatggaacCACAGCGCTGTttgtagctgctcagaatggtcactTGAGGGTAGTTGAAGTGTTGATTGCGGCTAAAGCTCAGGTTGACATTCAACAGAAG GATGGGTCGACAGCATTGCACCTAGCCTGTGACGAAGGTCACTGTGAAGTTGTGGAGTGCTTGGTGAAGAAAGGCCACTGTCACATCA ATGCAAGAGACGGTATTGGCCTGACTCCCCTCCACAGTGCTTGCTACAATGGGCACAAAGAAGTGGTGGAATACTTAGTGGAGACAGCCAACTGTGACACCA GTGCAACTGATGCTGGAGGTTCTACTCCACTTGACTATGCAATACAAAAGGGTCACACTGAAACCATCGAATATCTTCAGTCTCTTGGGGCACCATCCGCTGCTCCAATTCAGAGCACTGTCTACCAGAGTCCTCCAGTCGAACAGCAGCCTCAAG GGTTGTTAAACAAACTACAAACACCCGCTATTCAACTGTCAGAGCGTGCACCTCTAACACAAGATGAGATCGATGCTCTACAGAAGCTTATCGAGGGAACAGAAGTGAACATTGATACCTTCATTGCTACTGGTCAAGGCATCACTCTTGAAGAAGCTCACCAATTGCTTGCTCAGAAAGGATACATTGAGGACGCAAGGAATCTCAAGACAAGGCTTAAAGAaa TTGCCGAAGAGCAGCAGCGATATCTCGAGATACTCAAGGATTTGATGACAGCTTCAGACGCCATCAACCTTCGATATTTGAAACTTTTTCTTGTTGGCCCACCATTTGTGGGAAAGACGACCACTCTAAACCGTCTTCTAAAAATatttgaaaatattcattcagcAGGAGACAAGGTAAAGCTTCAAAGTACGCTACTCGCTAACTGCATTCAAGCATTTGCTTTTGTTGGTGACGACACAGCTGAATGGCTATCTTCCAGTGACCTCGACAATGAAACAAAACTTTTGTTCAACTATTTTTGTGGAAATAAACTGACGTCTGGGGAACCGCTGGACACACCACTCAGAGAACAACTAAGTGAAGAACACACCACTCCACCCGAACCTGCCAGAACACAGTCACATGTTCAACAAAATGAACCCCACACGCACAATTCTGTAGAAAATATTATTTCACAAGTTGATAAACTCCAGACTTCAGATGGAAAAAAAGAAGCTTGCAAAAACCAGAGAATTAATGATGTTGTAAATCGATTCCAAAAGTTGATCAAGAGTGGTGGGTATTCCAGCCACCTTTTCAGTTCTTTAGGCACATTTTTGAACATTAATGATATAGGAGGTCAGCCAGGGTTTTTAGAAATGCTCCCAGCTCTGAGCACTGGTCCGGCCATGTATCTTGTCTTCTTAGACTTGAGCAAAGAGCTGAACAAGCCGTACAAAATCCCTTTTAGTCGCGATGACACAATCATCACTCCCTATGATGctatacacacagtcaaaGACACAGTGTCTCAAATTCTTTCTTCTATCAGTAGCATACATAGTAACCCTCAAGTGACTTCGTCATTCAAGACCGATAAAGTTGATGGATTTAGTGAGAAGCTAAAATTATTCCTAAAAGTTAGTCCATTGGCTGCGTTGATAGGCACTCACAAAGATAAGCTGAATGATCCAGAGAAGGAAATCAAGAAAACAAGCGAGCATTTAAATGACATTGTAAAAAAGTTtgaggaaataattatttgtcctGAAGCTACTGGTTCAAGCAATTCACTGTTTACCGTAGACAACTACAATGGAACTGAGCACTCGGACATAGCCCCTCTTCGTAAATTGTTAAGTGAAATCTTTCACAAACGCTTCAAAAATGCTTCATTACCAATTAGACCAAAATGGCTTTTATTTGGACTCATTCTCCGAAGGGAATACAAGATTGCCAGTATTGAAGATTGTCTGGAGTTAGGAAAGAAGCTTGAAATGGATGAAAATGAAACGAAATTTTGTCTACGGTATCTTCACGACTGCATTGGCACTGTCATGCATTACACAAGCGTTTCAAATGATAAGGAAAAGTGGCTCAAGAATCGTGTGATCTGCTCACCTCAAGTAATCTTCGATAGCATCAGTCAGCTGATTGTTCCTTCTTTGCGTGTACTTCATTCTGGAAGTACTTTCACTGAGTATGAGCGAAAAGAGTTGATTAGAATGGGGCAATACTCAGCTGAAGCCATCGAAATGTATTGCAAAACTGCACAAGTTAGCAAAAAGTTGGGAAACAACGAACTTATTCCAGCCAAGGTTCTTATTACACTTCTCCAACATCTAAACCTTCTCTCTGAAATTGTTCACATAGATGTTAATGATCCAAGCAATTCTCGAAGCACCTATTTAATGCCAGCTATCTTAGAGTGTGCTTCTCAAGACGAGCTGACCAACCCACCTCCACCAGACGCCAACAACCCAGAGCCATTGCTCATCACATTCAGCTGTGGCTACGTTCCAACAGGAGCTTTTTGTGGTCTGATCACTCGACTAGTTTCTCGAGGCCCTCATGGAATCCTTGGTTTGACATGGGAGTTAGTAGAAGATGGTGTCAAGCGAAATTATGTATCTTTTCTCGTCGCCAAATCAAATAGGCTAACTCTACTAGCACATGATCAATGCTACGAAATTCGAGTTGTCCGCCATCCTGGTCGCATGTCTCTCCATGACCTTTGTACCTATGTTCTCTCAGTAATGCTCTACACGCTCAAAAGCCTTTACCCACATTTGGTTCCTCAAATTGCCTTCCAATGTCCTTGCCCTGGTCACAAGTCAAGCCGAGATAATTTGTGTGTTCTCACGAAAGAGATCTGGGTACAATTTCTTTGTGATAGTAAGCCGACTATTCCAACGAAATACCAACAAGTTTGGTTGGGTAAG ATCGCTTCTATTGGTCAGAGTGCTAGCTTAGGAGTTCTTCAGTTCATGAAGGAACAGTCTCTGGAGAAATTCTCTTTCAATTGGAGCAAAGTGGGAAGAACACAGCCTCCAATAACACATCACTGCAAGACCAACAATCTGACGTTTCAGAGTGTGAGTGAGGAGGACCTGGACTACTACCAGTGTGAGGTTAAGGAGGCTGGGAAA
- the LOC135339631 gene encoding uncharacterized protein LOC135339631 isoform X5 codes for MSFMELIEASKIGNVGVVQLALEGGADPNQTNENNVTALHMACGNGHDEVVRVLLAAKATVNTQSKSGESPLLAASFKGHLKCVELLIDAGTNVDTQREDNWTVLHAASNNGHDEVVRVLLAAKATVNMQSKSGETPLWSASFEGHLKCVELLIDAGANVDMQEEDGTTALFVAAQNGHLRVVEVLIAAKAQVDIQQKDNVTALYMACRNGHDEVVRVLLAAKATVNMQSKSGETPLWSASFEGHLKCVELLIDAGANVDMQKEDGTTALFVAAQNGHLRVVEVLIAAKAQVDIQQKSGQSPLWSASFNGHLKCVELLIDAGANVDMQEEDGTTALFVAAQNGHLRVVEVLIAAKAQVDIQWKDNVTALYMACRNGHDEVVRVLLAAKATVNMQSKSGETPLWSASFEGHLKCVELLIDAGANVDMQKEDGTTALFVAAQNGHLRVVEVLIAAKAQVDIQQKSGQSPLWSASFDGHLKCVELLIDAGANVDMQEEDGTTALFVAAQNGHLRVVEVLIAAKAQVDIQQKNNMTALHIACWNGHDEVVTVLLAAKATVNSQTKDGTTALFVAAQNGHLRVVEVLIAAKAQVDIQQKDGSTALHLACDEGHCEVVECLVKKGHCHINARDGIGLTPLHSACYNGHKEVVEYLVETANCDTSATDAGGSTPLDYAIQKGHTETIEYLQSLGAPSAAPIQSTVYQSPPVEQQPQGLLNKLQTPAIQLSERAPLTQDEIDALQKLIEGTEVNIDTFIATGQGITLEEAHQLLAQKGYIEDARNLKTRLKEIAEEQQRYLEILKDLMTASDAINLRYLKLFLVGPPFVGKTTTLNRLLKIFENIHSAGDKVKLQSTLLANCIQAFAFVGDDTAEWLSSSDLDNETKLLFNYFCGNKLTSGEPLDTPLREQLSEEHTTPPEPARTQSHVQQNEPHTHNSVENIISQVDKLQTSDGKKEACKNQRINDVVNRFQKLIKSGGYSSHLFSSLGTFLNINDIGGQPGFLEMLPALSTGPAMYLVFLDLSKELNKPYKIPFSRDDTIITPYDAIHTVKDTVSQILSSISSIHSNPQVTSSFKTDKVDGFSEKLKLFLKVSPLAALIGTHKDKLNDPEKEIKKTSEHLNDIVKKFEEIIICPEATGSSNSLFTVDNYNGTEHSDIAPLRKLLSEIFHKRFKNASLPIRPKWLLFGLILRREYKIASIEDCLELGKKLEMDENETKFCLRYLHDCIGTVMHYTSVSNDKEKWLKNRVICSPQVIFDSISQLIVPSLRVLHSGSTFTEYERKELIRMGQYSAEAIEMYCKTAQVSKKLGNNELIPAKVLITLLQHLNLLSEIVHIDVNDPSNSRSTYLMPAILECASQDELTNPPPPDANNPEPLLITFSCGYVPTGAFCGLITRLVSRGPHGILGLTWELVEDGVKRNYVSFLVAKSNRLTLLAHDQCYEIRVVRHPGRMSLHDLCTYVLSVMLYTLKSLYPHLVPQIAFQCPCPGHKSSRDNLCVLTKEIWVQFLCDSKPTIPTKYQQVWLGKIASIGQSASLGVLQFMKEQSLEKFSFNWSKVGRTQPPITHHCKTNNLTFQSVSEEDLDYYQCEVKEAGKVVLTVYRALYKDAFTSVVSETLIRECLGVAGQKRELSDGETSDAKRTQLISPPGSYAQPVGTTRQQLMDEYQLSTTHINREIQQEDVPFLALYFDNVEFYVDAMKLTPGEQSDVQLKRIESNHLAMIKCLKIWRGKQRSQATFRALLEMLVLLKKEKIADQVCQYLKDCLHAQEL; via the exons ATG TCATTCATGGAACTCATAGAAGCTTCCAAGATCggtaatgtgggtgtggttcagtTGGCACTGGAAGGAGGGGCAGATCCAAACCAGACCAATGAG AACAACGTGACAGCTCTCCACATGGCCTGTgggaatggacatgatgaggttgtgagggtcctcttagcagccaaggctacggTCAACACGCAGAGCAAG TCGGGAGAGTCCCCTCTCTTGGCGGCCAGTTTCAAAggtcacctgaagtgtgtggagctcctaatcgatgctggaaCCAATGTTGATACACAAAGAGAG GACAACTGGACAGTTCTCCACGCAGCCAGTaacaatggacatgatgaggtggtgagggtcctcttagcagccaaggctacagtcaacatgCAGAGCAAG TCGGGAGAGACCCCTCTCTGGTCAGCCAGTTTCGAAggtcacctgaagtgtgtggagctcctaatcgatgctggagccaatgttgatatgcaagaagag gatggaacCACTGCGCTGTttgtagctgctcagaatggtcactTGAGGGTAGTTGAAGTGTTGATTGCGGCTAAAGCTCAGGTGGACATTCAACAGAAG GACAACGTGACAGCTCTCTACATGGCCTGTaggaatggacatgatgaggtggtgagggtcctcttagcagccaaggctacagtcaacatgCAGAGCAAG TCGGGAGAGACCCCTCTCTGGTCAGCCAGTTTCGAAggtcacctgaagtgtgtggagctcctaatcgatgctggagccaatgttgatatgcagaaagag gatggaacCACTGCGCTGTttgtagctgctcagaatggtcactTGAGGGTAGTTGAAGTGTTGATTGCGGCTAAGGCTCAGGTTGATATTCAACAGAAG TCTGGTCAGTCCCCTCTCTGGTCAGCCAGTTTCAAtggtcacctgaagtgtgtggagctcctaatcgatgctggagccaatgttgatatgcaagaagag gatggaacCACTGCGCTGTttgtagctgctcagaatggtcactTGAGGGTAGTTGAAGTGTTGATTGCGGCTAAAGCTCAGGTGGACATTCAATGGAAG GACAACGTGACAGCTCTCTACATGGCCTGTaggaatggacatgatgaggtggtgagggtcctcttagcagccaaggctacagtcaacatgCAGAGCAAG TCGGGAGAGACCCCTCTCTGGTCAGCCAGTTTCGAAggtcacctgaagtgtgtggagctcctaatcgatgctggagccaatgttgatatgcagaaagag gatggaacCACTGCGCTGTttgtagctgctcagaatggtcactTGAGGGTAGTTGAAGTGTTGATTGCGGCTAAGGCTCAGGTTGATATTCAACAGAAG TCTGGTCAGTCCCCTCTCTGGTCAGCCAGTTTCGAtggtcacctgaagtgtgtggagctcctaatcgatgctggagccaatgttgatatgcaagaagag gatggaacCACTGCGCTGTttgtagctgctcagaatggtcactTGAGGGTAGTTGAAGTGTTGATTGCGGCTAAGGCTCAGGTTGATATTCAACAGAAG AACAACATGACAGCTCTCCACATAGCCTGTtggaatggacatgatgaggtggtgacggtcctcttagcagccaaggctacagtcaactcGCAGACCAAG gatggaacCACAGCGCTGTttgtagctgctcagaatggtcactTGAGGGTAGTTGAAGTGTTGATTGCGGCTAAAGCTCAGGTTGACATTCAACAGAAG GATGGGTCGACAGCATTGCACCTAGCCTGTGACGAAGGTCACTGTGAAGTTGTGGAGTGCTTGGTGAAGAAAGGCCACTGTCACATCA ATGCAAGAGACGGTATTGGCCTGACTCCCCTCCACAGTGCTTGCTACAATGGGCACAAAGAAGTGGTGGAATACTTAGTGGAGACAGCCAACTGTGACACCA GTGCAACTGATGCTGGAGGTTCTACTCCACTTGACTATGCAATACAAAAGGGTCACACTGAAACCATCGAATATCTTCAGTCTCTTGGGGCACCATCCGCTGCTCCAATTCAGAGCACTGTCTACCAGAGTCCTCCAGTCGAACAGCAGCCTCAAG GGTTGTTAAACAAACTACAAACACCCGCTATTCAACTGTCAGAGCGTGCACCTCTAACACAAGATGAGATCGATGCTCTACAGAAGCTTATCGAGGGAACAGAAGTGAACATTGATACCTTCATTGCTACTGGTCAAGGCATCACTCTTGAAGAAGCTCACCAATTGCTTGCTCAGAAAGGATACATTGAGGACGCAAGGAATCTCAAGACAAGGCTTAAAGAaa TTGCCGAAGAGCAGCAGCGATATCTCGAGATACTCAAGGATTTGATGACAGCTTCAGACGCCATCAACCTTCGATATTTGAAACTTTTTCTTGTTGGCCCACCATTTGTGGGAAAGACGACCACTCTAAACCGTCTTCTAAAAATatttgaaaatattcattcagcAGGAGACAAGGTAAAGCTTCAAAGTACGCTACTCGCTAACTGCATTCAAGCATTTGCTTTTGTTGGTGACGACACAGCTGAATGGCTATCTTCCAGTGACCTCGACAATGAAACAAAACTTTTGTTCAACTATTTTTGTGGAAATAAACTGACGTCTGGGGAACCGCTGGACACACCACTCAGAGAACAACTAAGTGAAGAACACACCACTCCACCCGAACCTGCCAGAACACAGTCACATGTTCAACAAAATGAACCCCACACGCACAATTCTGTAGAAAATATTATTTCACAAGTTGATAAACTCCAGACTTCAGATGGAAAAAAAGAAGCTTGCAAAAACCAGAGAATTAATGATGTTGTAAATCGATTCCAAAAGTTGATCAAGAGTGGTGGGTATTCCAGCCACCTTTTCAGTTCTTTAGGCACATTTTTGAACATTAATGATATAGGAGGTCAGCCAGGGTTTTTAGAAATGCTCCCAGCTCTGAGCACTGGTCCGGCCATGTATCTTGTCTTCTTAGACTTGAGCAAAGAGCTGAACAAGCCGTACAAAATCCCTTTTAGTCGCGATGACACAATCATCACTCCCTATGATGctatacacacagtcaaaGACACAGTGTCTCAAATTCTTTCTTCTATCAGTAGCATACATAGTAACCCTCAAGTGACTTCGTCATTCAAGACCGATAAAGTTGATGGATTTAGTGAGAAGCTAAAATTATTCCTAAAAGTTAGTCCATTGGCTGCGTTGATAGGCACTCACAAAGATAAGCTGAATGATCCAGAGAAGGAAATCAAGAAAACAAGCGAGCATTTAAATGACATTGTAAAAAAGTTtgaggaaataattatttgtcctGAAGCTACTGGTTCAAGCAATTCACTGTTTACCGTAGACAACTACAATGGAACTGAGCACTCGGACATAGCCCCTCTTCGTAAATTGTTAAGTGAAATCTTTCACAAACGCTTCAAAAATGCTTCATTACCAATTAGACCAAAATGGCTTTTATTTGGACTCATTCTCCGAAGGGAATACAAGATTGCCAGTATTGAAGATTGTCTGGAGTTAGGAAAGAAGCTTGAAATGGATGAAAATGAAACGAAATTTTGTCTACGGTATCTTCACGACTGCATTGGCACTGTCATGCATTACACAAGCGTTTCAAATGATAAGGAAAAGTGGCTCAAGAATCGTGTGATCTGCTCACCTCAAGTAATCTTCGATAGCATCAGTCAGCTGATTGTTCCTTCTTTGCGTGTACTTCATTCTGGAAGTACTTTCACTGAGTATGAGCGAAAAGAGTTGATTAGAATGGGGCAATACTCAGCTGAAGCCATCGAAATGTATTGCAAAACTGCACAAGTTAGCAAAAAGTTGGGAAACAACGAACTTATTCCAGCCAAGGTTCTTATTACACTTCTCCAACATCTAAACCTTCTCTCTGAAATTGTTCACATAGATGTTAATGATCCAAGCAATTCTCGAAGCACCTATTTAATGCCAGCTATCTTAGAGTGTGCTTCTCAAGACGAGCTGACCAACCCACCTCCACCAGACGCCAACAACCCAGAGCCATTGCTCATCACATTCAGCTGTGGCTACGTTCCAACAGGAGCTTTTTGTGGTCTGATCACTCGACTAGTTTCTCGAGGCCCTCATGGAATCCTTGGTTTGACATGGGAGTTAGTAGAAGATGGTGTCAAGCGAAATTATGTATCTTTTCTCGTCGCCAAATCAAATAGGCTAACTCTACTAGCACATGATCAATGCTACGAAATTCGAGTTGTCCGCCATCCTGGTCGCATGTCTCTCCATGACCTTTGTACCTATGTTCTCTCAGTAATGCTCTACACGCTCAAAAGCCTTTACCCACATTTGGTTCCTCAAATTGCCTTCCAATGTCCTTGCCCTGGTCACAAGTCAAGCCGAGATAATTTGTGTGTTCTCACGAAAGAGATCTGGGTACAATTTCTTTGTGATAGTAAGCCGACTATTCCAACGAAATACCAACAAGTTTGGTTGGGTAAG ATCGCTTCTATTGGTCAGAGTGCTAGCTTAGGAGTTCTTCAGTTCATGAAGGAACAGTCTCTGGAGAAATTCTCTTTCAATTGGAGCAAAGTGGGAAGAACACAGCCTCCAATAACACATCACTGCAAGACCAACAATCTGACGTTTCAGAGTGTGAGTGAGGAGGACCTGGACTACTACCAGTGTGAGGTTAAGGAGGCTGGGAAA